A region from the Benincasa hispida cultivar B227 chromosome 10, ASM972705v1, whole genome shotgun sequence genome encodes:
- the LOC120089237 gene encoding uncharacterized protein LOC120089237, producing MANLLEQSYSKHNMKMAMLNHEQTFRHQVYELHRLYRIQKMLMKNIREKNRGKTEEEEEEEEGEEEIDFIEESEIELTLGPSNYSNQIGGKTGRRRRRMKKLGEGSDSGMSFSASSSSTNGSAQKIKQFYRDGEFVDGSQMGFLGFLDVQDEIKLSHHHPNPWLCQVVSLNLT from the exons ATGGCTAATCTGCTGGAACAATCTTACTCTAAACACAATATGAAGATGGCCATGTTAAATCACGAACAAACTTTTCGTCACCAA GTTTATGAACTGCACAGATTATACAGAATTCAGAAGATGTTGATGAAGAACATAAGAGAAAAGAACAGGGGAAAaacagaggaagaagaagaagaagaagaaggtgaagaagaaattgattttattgAAGAAAGTGAGATTGAATTAACATTGGGGCCTTCAAATTACAGTAATCAAATTGGTGGAAaaacaggaagaagaagaagaagaatgaagaaattGGGTGAAGGTTCAGATTCTGGGATGAGTTTctctgcttcttcttcttcaaccaatGGATCTGCTCagaaaattaaacaattttacaGAGATGGAGAGTTCGTTGATGGCTCTCAAATGGGTTTTTTGGGATTTCTTGATGTTCAAGATGAAATCAAGCTTTCACATCACCATCCAAATCCGTGGCTCTGTCAAGTTGTAAGCCTTAATCTCACTTGa
- the LOC120088848 gene encoding BTB/POZ domain-containing protein SR1IP1 isoform X1 → MADPEPEKAKVSSSLNMSSKKELLSTAMKRTSEWIFSQEIPSDVTVHVGEASFSLHKFPLVSKCGYIRKLVSESTDADLATVELPDCPGGSEAFELAAMFCYGINFEIGTENIAMLRCAAEYLEMTEEYAVGNLVGRTEAYINEVALKSLAGAVSVLHMSQSLLPTAEKVKLVSRCIDAIAFVACKDSQFSMLGRASDIGHHNKGLTQPKPIVDWWAEDLTVLRIDIFQRVLVAMMSRGYKHYSLGPVLMLYAQKSLRGLFVQQEVFGKGRKKIEPQQEHEKRVVLETIVSLLPREKNALSVSFLSMLLRAAIYLETTVACRLDLEKRLAAQLGQAVLDDLLIPSYAFTGDTLFDVDTVQRIMVNYLELEVDANQSGYTGNEEHVSSSSGDFERVGKLMENYLAEIASDRNVSVSKFINLAELIPEQSRATEDGMYRALDIYLKAHPALSDMERKKVCSLMDCQKLSREACAHAAQNDRLPVQTVVQVLYYEQQRLRDVMNGSATGVELPTVPAKLSIYSAETAAAAHPVSDELSILRRENQDLKLELVKMKMKMREFEKPSISSPQTNTQMPPTAEKPPLPKKSFMNSVSKRLGRLYPFVRADGVTSNSKGRVRPAKDRRHSIS, encoded by the exons ATGGCTGATCCTGAACCAGAGAAAGCTAAAGTCTCTTCTTCTCTTAACATGTCTTCTAAGAAAGAGCTTCTTTCCACAGCCATGAAGAGAACCAGTGAATG GATCTTTTCCCAAGAAATTCCAAGCGATGTCACAGTTCATGTTGGAGAAGCATCCTTCTCCTTGCATAAG TTCCCACTTGTTTCAAAATGTGGCTATATAAGAAAACTAGTATCAGAATCAACTGATGCTGATCTTGCAACTGTTGAGCTCCCTGATTGTCCCGGCGGGTCCGAAGCGTTCGAGCTAGCTGCCATGTTTTGCTATGGGATAAACTTCGAGATCGGCACCGAGAACATCGCGATGCTCCGGTGTGCAGCAGAGTATCTTGAGATGACGGAGGAATACGCAGTCGGAAACCTAGTTGGGAGAACTGAGGCATATATAAATGAAGTTGCACTCAAAAGCCTTGCAGGGGCAGTTTCTGTTTTGCATATGTCTCAAAGCCTTCTTCCAACAGCTGAGAAGGTTAAATTGGTGAGCCGTTGCATTGATGCTATTGCCTTTGTAGCTTGCAAAGACAGCCAGTTTAGTATGTTAGGAAGAGCTTCTGATATTGGCCATCATAATAAAGGATTAACTCAGCCTAAGCCTATTGTTGATTGGTGGGCTGAGGACTTAACTGTTCTAAGAATTGATATCTTCCAAAGAGTTCTTGTTGCAATGATGTCAAGAGGCTACAAACATTACTCTCTCGGTCCGGTTCTAATGCTCTATGCGCAAAAATCGCTCCGTGGCTTG TTTGTGCAGCAGGAGGTATTTGGGAAGGGGAGGAAGAAAATTGAGCCACAACAAGAGCATGAGAAGAGAGTAGTATTGGAAACAATTGTGAGTCTTCTGCCAAGAGAGAAGAACGCATTGTCGGTTAGCTTTCTTTCGATGCTTCTCCGTGCAGCGATTTATCTCGAGACAACGGTTGCTTGTCGGTTAGATTTAGAGAAGAGATTGGCTGCACAATTAGGACAAGCTGTTTTGGATGATCTTTTGATTCCCTCATATGCCTTCACTGGAGATACATTGTTCGACGTTGACACCGTGCAGCGGATCATGGTGAATTATCTTGAATTAGAAGTCGATGCGAATCAATCCGGGTACACTGGGAATGAGGAACACGTTTCGTCGTCATCAGGCGACTTCGAAAGAGTGGGAAAATTAATGGAGAATTATCTAGCTGAAATTGCATCGGACCGCAACGTATCTGTCTCGAAATTCATTAATCTTGCTGAACTAATTCCTGAACAATCAAGAGCTACAGAAGATGGAATGTACAGAGCCTTAGACATCTACTTGAAG GCTCATCCTGCATTGAGTGATATGGAAAGGAAGAAAGTGTGCAGTTTAATGGACTGCCAGAAGCTATCAAGAGAAGCCTGTGCTCATGCCGCACAAAACGATCGACTTCCTGTTCAAACGGTGGTGCAGGTGCTATATTACGAACAGCAACGACTCCGCGACGTCATGAATGGCAGTGCCACCGGAGTTGAGTTGCCTACAGTTCCTGctaaattaagcatatactcagcTGAAACAGCAGCAGCTGCACACCCAGTTTCAGATGAACTCTCCATTTTGAGAAGAGAGAATCAGGATCTAAAGCTGGAGCttgtgaaaatgaaaatgaaaatgagagaGTTTGAGAAACCATCCATAAGCAGTCCACAAACAAACACTCAGATGCCGCCTACTGCTGAGAAGCCTCCACTGCCCAAGAAATCATTCATGAACTCAGTGTCGAAGAGGCTCGGTCGCCTCTACCCCTTCGTCCGTGCCGATGGAGTCACGTCCAACTCGAAAGGCCGAGTAAGGCCAGCTAAGGACCGGCGGCATTCGATTTCTTGA
- the LOC120088848 gene encoding BTB/POZ domain-containing protein SR1IP1 isoform X2: MADPEPEKAKVSSSLNMSSKKELLSTAMKRTSEWIFSQEIPSDVTVHVGEASFSLHKFPLVSKCGYIRKLVSESTDADLATVELPDCPGGSEAFELAAMFCYGINFEIGTENIAMLRCAAEYLEMTEEYAVGNLVGRTEAYINEVALKSLAGAVSVLHMSQSLLPTAEKVKLVSRCIDAIAFVACKDSQFSMLGRASDIGHHNKGLTQPKPIVDWWAEDLTVLRIDIFQRVLVAMMSRGYKHYSLGPVLMLYAQKSLRGLQEVFGKGRKKIEPQQEHEKRVVLETIVSLLPREKNALSVSFLSMLLRAAIYLETTVACRLDLEKRLAAQLGQAVLDDLLIPSYAFTGDTLFDVDTVQRIMVNYLELEVDANQSGYTGNEEHVSSSSGDFERVGKLMENYLAEIASDRNVSVSKFINLAELIPEQSRATEDGMYRALDIYLKAHPALSDMERKKVCSLMDCQKLSREACAHAAQNDRLPVQTVVQVLYYEQQRLRDVMNGSATGVELPTVPAKLSIYSAETAAAAHPVSDELSILRRENQDLKLELVKMKMKMREFEKPSISSPQTNTQMPPTAEKPPLPKKSFMNSVSKRLGRLYPFVRADGVTSNSKGRVRPAKDRRHSIS; encoded by the exons ATGGCTGATCCTGAACCAGAGAAAGCTAAAGTCTCTTCTTCTCTTAACATGTCTTCTAAGAAAGAGCTTCTTTCCACAGCCATGAAGAGAACCAGTGAATG GATCTTTTCCCAAGAAATTCCAAGCGATGTCACAGTTCATGTTGGAGAAGCATCCTTCTCCTTGCATAAG TTCCCACTTGTTTCAAAATGTGGCTATATAAGAAAACTAGTATCAGAATCAACTGATGCTGATCTTGCAACTGTTGAGCTCCCTGATTGTCCCGGCGGGTCCGAAGCGTTCGAGCTAGCTGCCATGTTTTGCTATGGGATAAACTTCGAGATCGGCACCGAGAACATCGCGATGCTCCGGTGTGCAGCAGAGTATCTTGAGATGACGGAGGAATACGCAGTCGGAAACCTAGTTGGGAGAACTGAGGCATATATAAATGAAGTTGCACTCAAAAGCCTTGCAGGGGCAGTTTCTGTTTTGCATATGTCTCAAAGCCTTCTTCCAACAGCTGAGAAGGTTAAATTGGTGAGCCGTTGCATTGATGCTATTGCCTTTGTAGCTTGCAAAGACAGCCAGTTTAGTATGTTAGGAAGAGCTTCTGATATTGGCCATCATAATAAAGGATTAACTCAGCCTAAGCCTATTGTTGATTGGTGGGCTGAGGACTTAACTGTTCTAAGAATTGATATCTTCCAAAGAGTTCTTGTTGCAATGATGTCAAGAGGCTACAAACATTACTCTCTCGGTCCGGTTCTAATGCTCTATGCGCAAAAATCGCTCCGTGGCTTG CAGGAGGTATTTGGGAAGGGGAGGAAGAAAATTGAGCCACAACAAGAGCATGAGAAGAGAGTAGTATTGGAAACAATTGTGAGTCTTCTGCCAAGAGAGAAGAACGCATTGTCGGTTAGCTTTCTTTCGATGCTTCTCCGTGCAGCGATTTATCTCGAGACAACGGTTGCTTGTCGGTTAGATTTAGAGAAGAGATTGGCTGCACAATTAGGACAAGCTGTTTTGGATGATCTTTTGATTCCCTCATATGCCTTCACTGGAGATACATTGTTCGACGTTGACACCGTGCAGCGGATCATGGTGAATTATCTTGAATTAGAAGTCGATGCGAATCAATCCGGGTACACTGGGAATGAGGAACACGTTTCGTCGTCATCAGGCGACTTCGAAAGAGTGGGAAAATTAATGGAGAATTATCTAGCTGAAATTGCATCGGACCGCAACGTATCTGTCTCGAAATTCATTAATCTTGCTGAACTAATTCCTGAACAATCAAGAGCTACAGAAGATGGAATGTACAGAGCCTTAGACATCTACTTGAAG GCTCATCCTGCATTGAGTGATATGGAAAGGAAGAAAGTGTGCAGTTTAATGGACTGCCAGAAGCTATCAAGAGAAGCCTGTGCTCATGCCGCACAAAACGATCGACTTCCTGTTCAAACGGTGGTGCAGGTGCTATATTACGAACAGCAACGACTCCGCGACGTCATGAATGGCAGTGCCACCGGAGTTGAGTTGCCTACAGTTCCTGctaaattaagcatatactcagcTGAAACAGCAGCAGCTGCACACCCAGTTTCAGATGAACTCTCCATTTTGAGAAGAGAGAATCAGGATCTAAAGCTGGAGCttgtgaaaatgaaaatgaaaatgagagaGTTTGAGAAACCATCCATAAGCAGTCCACAAACAAACACTCAGATGCCGCCTACTGCTGAGAAGCCTCCACTGCCCAAGAAATCATTCATGAACTCAGTGTCGAAGAGGCTCGGTCGCCTCTACCCCTTCGTCCGTGCCGATGGAGTCACGTCCAACTCGAAAGGCCGAGTAAGGCCAGCTAAGGACCGGCGGCATTCGATTTCTTGA
- the LOC120088848 gene encoding BTB/POZ domain-containing protein SR1IP1 isoform X3: protein MADPEPEKAKVSSSLNMSSKKELLSTAMKRTSEWIFSQEIPSDVTVHVGEASFSLHKFPLVSKCGYIRKLVSESTDADLATVELPDCPGGSEAFELAAMFCYGINFEIGTENIAMLRCAAEYLEMTEEYAVGNLVGRTEAYINEVALKSLAGAVSVLHMSQSLLPTAEKVKLVSRCIDAIAFVACKDSQFSMLGRASDIGHHNKGLTQPKPIVDWWAEDLTVLRIDIFQRVLVAMMSRGYKHYSLGPVLMLYAQKSLRGLEVFGKGRKKIEPQQEHEKRVVLETIVSLLPREKNALSVSFLSMLLRAAIYLETTVACRLDLEKRLAAQLGQAVLDDLLIPSYAFTGDTLFDVDTVQRIMVNYLELEVDANQSGYTGNEEHVSSSSGDFERVGKLMENYLAEIASDRNVSVSKFINLAELIPEQSRATEDGMYRALDIYLKAHPALSDMERKKVCSLMDCQKLSREACAHAAQNDRLPVQTVVQVLYYEQQRLRDVMNGSATGVELPTVPAKLSIYSAETAAAAHPVSDELSILRRENQDLKLELVKMKMKMREFEKPSISSPQTNTQMPPTAEKPPLPKKSFMNSVSKRLGRLYPFVRADGVTSNSKGRVRPAKDRRHSIS from the exons ATGGCTGATCCTGAACCAGAGAAAGCTAAAGTCTCTTCTTCTCTTAACATGTCTTCTAAGAAAGAGCTTCTTTCCACAGCCATGAAGAGAACCAGTGAATG GATCTTTTCCCAAGAAATTCCAAGCGATGTCACAGTTCATGTTGGAGAAGCATCCTTCTCCTTGCATAAG TTCCCACTTGTTTCAAAATGTGGCTATATAAGAAAACTAGTATCAGAATCAACTGATGCTGATCTTGCAACTGTTGAGCTCCCTGATTGTCCCGGCGGGTCCGAAGCGTTCGAGCTAGCTGCCATGTTTTGCTATGGGATAAACTTCGAGATCGGCACCGAGAACATCGCGATGCTCCGGTGTGCAGCAGAGTATCTTGAGATGACGGAGGAATACGCAGTCGGAAACCTAGTTGGGAGAACTGAGGCATATATAAATGAAGTTGCACTCAAAAGCCTTGCAGGGGCAGTTTCTGTTTTGCATATGTCTCAAAGCCTTCTTCCAACAGCTGAGAAGGTTAAATTGGTGAGCCGTTGCATTGATGCTATTGCCTTTGTAGCTTGCAAAGACAGCCAGTTTAGTATGTTAGGAAGAGCTTCTGATATTGGCCATCATAATAAAGGATTAACTCAGCCTAAGCCTATTGTTGATTGGTGGGCTGAGGACTTAACTGTTCTAAGAATTGATATCTTCCAAAGAGTTCTTGTTGCAATGATGTCAAGAGGCTACAAACATTACTCTCTCGGTCCGGTTCTAATGCTCTATGCGCAAAAATCGCTCCGTGGCTTG GAGGTATTTGGGAAGGGGAGGAAGAAAATTGAGCCACAACAAGAGCATGAGAAGAGAGTAGTATTGGAAACAATTGTGAGTCTTCTGCCAAGAGAGAAGAACGCATTGTCGGTTAGCTTTCTTTCGATGCTTCTCCGTGCAGCGATTTATCTCGAGACAACGGTTGCTTGTCGGTTAGATTTAGAGAAGAGATTGGCTGCACAATTAGGACAAGCTGTTTTGGATGATCTTTTGATTCCCTCATATGCCTTCACTGGAGATACATTGTTCGACGTTGACACCGTGCAGCGGATCATGGTGAATTATCTTGAATTAGAAGTCGATGCGAATCAATCCGGGTACACTGGGAATGAGGAACACGTTTCGTCGTCATCAGGCGACTTCGAAAGAGTGGGAAAATTAATGGAGAATTATCTAGCTGAAATTGCATCGGACCGCAACGTATCTGTCTCGAAATTCATTAATCTTGCTGAACTAATTCCTGAACAATCAAGAGCTACAGAAGATGGAATGTACAGAGCCTTAGACATCTACTTGAAG GCTCATCCTGCATTGAGTGATATGGAAAGGAAGAAAGTGTGCAGTTTAATGGACTGCCAGAAGCTATCAAGAGAAGCCTGTGCTCATGCCGCACAAAACGATCGACTTCCTGTTCAAACGGTGGTGCAGGTGCTATATTACGAACAGCAACGACTCCGCGACGTCATGAATGGCAGTGCCACCGGAGTTGAGTTGCCTACAGTTCCTGctaaattaagcatatactcagcTGAAACAGCAGCAGCTGCACACCCAGTTTCAGATGAACTCTCCATTTTGAGAAGAGAGAATCAGGATCTAAAGCTGGAGCttgtgaaaatgaaaatgaaaatgagagaGTTTGAGAAACCATCCATAAGCAGTCCACAAACAAACACTCAGATGCCGCCTACTGCTGAGAAGCCTCCACTGCCCAAGAAATCATTCATGAACTCAGTGTCGAAGAGGCTCGGTCGCCTCTACCCCTTCGTCCGTGCCGATGGAGTCACGTCCAACTCGAAAGGCCGAGTAAGGCCAGCTAAGGACCGGCGGCATTCGATTTCTTGA